The following are from one region of the Oscarella lobularis chromosome 3, ooOscLobu1.1, whole genome shotgun sequence genome:
- the LOC136185404 gene encoding uncharacterized protein has product MIFCTISLELCACVSFSGQQLLSVYAIQRRLRLATLTAMDIRWKKIARPKLMELRDAFRADDSIIDLLFSKFLINEEDRQKLRQLTNQERVSMLITEILPSKGPQSFDRFLSALRDAEGFSHIVELLSPVPVREKRSSSSSSSGVPAYGSRPVSTIQVYSPEAKKETDRRSLRRVAASKLRQAKVAVSVHVSAEGGRVRFAESTDEAEAVPVVVVPQSSSGLTVNGQCFLSLPDAPAKEDAPTSFYSPLSREDTKEATAKRIVVSPYVNIAVEGDERKVEVPIIVELPHADLNSLTSDCDEKAAKVEFKIIRQVKGVKGNVSDWSTVENAEIGQTKSLISVSSSESQCFVLVAESESLVREWRCIRELEVCIYGDAILSEQAVFTVVFLSLGCSQQVLKKFLEKGGKPMEVWSLFEKHKIALPRSDDADVEIDLRGSAWKCPSPKQKLNKSELLTMENLVSLIFSAETESSPSRIRGSCTVSMPACETSGSYSKILEFSSPSPPEMQKEAVSVQASGVADSSASTCSPFETKPFPSQSLKMERRMMTKKIAVFAQTASFHPYDPHLLIGGINQTEANPESVIEVWNWKAEEKIGNYSLPSASGILASVSAAFVTGKEETLVMVGTGNGMVSLWKKYLSEKIAEWDLFRNVSVNPMDKVHLEFQQHSGRLFACNESEQCIQYFDIRAETLIQTIHTEGQPMCMSSESEGQEPLLVVGDSDGIVQLYDYRISSDEKSLGVFPAHPGMKVSDVCLGMNKKFYSGSLEGKVKIWDIRNSSVEAERVIPVVCDSSLAFHRRGSVVSCGTSLGDTCGRVYLHDIPGGDKLNTIRCAGNPLQMAFHPLTSLLAVTTTGLSRDESVLAVYSGESFDK; this is encoded by the exons ATGATTTTCTGCACAATCTCGCTAGAACTTTGCGCATGCGTGAGTTTCTCTGGGCAGCAGCTTCTCTCAGTCTACGCTATTCAACGAAGACTAC GTCTGGCAACGTTGACTGCCATGGATATCCGGTGGAAGAAAATCGCGCGCCCAAAACTAATGGAACTGCGCGACGCCTTTCGCGCCGATGACTCCATCATCGACCTCTTGTTTTCcaaattcttaattaatgaagagGACAGGCAAAAGCTACGACAGCTGACAAACCAAGAACGGGTTTCAATGTTGATCACTGAGATCCTTCCGTCTAAAGGGCCTCAGTCGTTTGATCGCTTTTTGTCCGCTCTGCGTGATGCAGAAGGCTTTAGTCACATTGTTGAACTTCTCTCGCCTGTACCAGTGAGGGAGAAACGTTCGTCTAGTTCTAGTAGCTCGG GGGTTCCTGCCTACGGATCGAGGCCTGTTTCAACCATCCAAGTTTATTCTCCTGAAGCCAAGAAGGAGACAGATCGTCGGTCGTTGCGCAGAGTAGCCGCATCAAAGCTTCGTCAAGCAAAAGTCGCCGTATCAGTTCACGTCAGCGCGGAAGGTGGAAGAGTTCGTTTCGCCGAATCCACAGATGAAGCGGAAGCCGTTCCAGTAGTCGTTGTTCCACAGAGCAGTTCTGGACTGACTGTCAACGGTCAATGCTTTTTGTCTCTACCTGACGCACCCGCCAAGGAAGACGCACCGACATCCTTTTATTCTCCTCTCAGTCGAGAAGACACCAAAGAAGCGACGGCAAAGCGCATTGTAGTTAGTCCTTATGTCAATATAGCTGTTGAAGGTGACGAAAGAAAGGTGGAAGTTCCGATTATCGTAGAGCTTCCCCACGCTGACTTGAATTCACTGACGTCTGATTGCGATGAAAAGGCTGCCAAAgtcgaattcaaaattaTTCGTCAAGTAAAGGGCGTCAAGGGAAACGTTTCCGATTGGTCTACTGTCGAAAATGCCGAAATCGGTCAAACCAAATCGCTAATTTCCGTCTCTTCGTCAGAGAGCCAGTGCTTCGTTCTAGTTGCAGAATCCGAGTCATTAGTTAGAGAATGGCGCTGCATAAGGGAGCTCGAAGTTTGCATCTATGGTGATGCCATTCTAAGCGAACAAGCGGTTTTTACAGTCGTTTTTTTATCTCTTGGTTGCTCGCAGCAAGTTCTTAAAAAATTCTTGGAGAAAGGAGGAAAGCCCATGGAGGTGTGGAGCCTTTTTGAGAAGCATAAAATAGCACTGCCTCGATCGGACGATGCCGATGTTGAGATTGATCTTCGGGGATCTGCATGGAAGTGCCCATCGCCTAAGCAAAAGCTGAATAAGTCAGAATTACTGACTATGGAAAATCTCGTCTCTCTGATCTTCAGCGCCGAAACAGAGTCTAGCCCAAGTCGAATTCGCGGTTCGTGTACTGTGTCAATGCCAGCATGCGAAACGTCAGGCTCATACTCTAAGATTTTGGAGTTTTCTTCTCCATCTCCTCCAGAAATGCAAAAGGAAGCTGTTTCTGTTCAGGCGAGCGGTGTAGCCGACTCCAGCGCGTCAACTTGTAGCCCTTTTGAGACTAAG CCGTTCCCGAGTCAAAGCCTTAAAATGGAGCGACGGATGatgacgaaaaaaatcgccgTTTTTGCTCAAACGGCTTCGTTTCATCCTTACGATCCGCACTTGCTTATAGGAGGGATAAATCAGACAGAAGCCAACCCTGAGTCTGTGATAGA AGTTTGGAACTGGAAagctgaagagaaaatagGAAATTATTCCTTGCCTTCAGCGTCAGGCATACTGGCTTCAGTTTCTGCTGCATTTGTTACcggcaaagaagaaactCTTGTCATGGTTGGAACAG GAAATGGTATGGTGTCTTTGTGGAAGAAGTATCTTTCTGAGAAAATTGCTGAATGGGATTTATTCCGCAATGTTTCAG TAAATCCCATGGATAAAGTTCATTTGGAGTTTCAGCAGCACTCTGGGAGGCTATTCGCCTGCAATGAATCGGAACAGTGCATACAGTATTTTGATATTAGAGCTGAAACCCTAATTCAG aCTATTCATACAGAAGGACAGCCTATGTGCATGTCAAGCGAAAGCGAGGGACAAGAGCCTTTACTCGTTGTTGGAGACAGTGATGGAATTGTCCAGCTTTATGATTACCGAATTAGTTCCGACGAGAA ATCGCTCGGAGTTTTCCCGGCTCACCCTGGCATGAAGGTTTCTGACGTGTGCCTCGGAATGAATAAGAAATTTTATTCTGGAAG CCTTGAGGGCAAAGTGAAAATTTGGGATATTCGAAACAGCTCGGTGGAGGCAGAACGTGTCATTCCGGTTGTTTGTGATTCTTCTCTTGCTTTTCACCGAAGGGGTTCGGTTGTTTCTTGCGG GACATCTCTTGGAGATACTTGTGGGAGAGTTTATTTGCACGACATTCCTGGCGGCGATAAGCTTAATACGATAAGATGCGCCGGCAATCCATTGCAAATGGCGTTTCATCCATTAACG TCATTACTTGCAGTTACGACGACGGGTTTGTCTCGCGATGAATCGGTGCTGGCTGTCTACTCCGGCGAATCGTTTGACAAATGA